The sequence CTGGTCACCCAAGATAGTGTGTTTGCCCTACTCGAGAGCGCTTTAGCTGAGGAAGACCCTACTGCCGCTGCAGGCAGCGGAGCGATCGCAGTCCCTACGCCCTTTGCGTGGAAAACGGCTTTGCAGGCGTCCCAGCATTACCTGACTGATATTCTCAACAACACTAAAGCCTGCATCTGTAGTTTTAGGCTGTATCCTGACGGCAATTACGAGTACGACTACTACTCTCAGGGCAGCACGCTCGTTTACGGCTATGCGCCCCAACACTTTAAGGCCCAGGCCAATCTGTGGCGATCGCGGGTGCTGCCCGATGACTTAGAAACCGTCATTATGCCTGCCGTGCAGGCCGTCTTTGACGGGGAAACTCACCTTGACCTCGAATTTCGGTTTCGCCACGGCGACGGAGCCCTGCGGTGGATTAGGGAAAGCTACACCGCCCGTTGGGATCAGGCCCAGCGCTGCTGGATGGTCACCACCGTCGCCGTAGATATTAGCGCTCGCAAACGGGCCGAAATGGCGCTGCAAGCCAGCGAAGCCCGCTTTCGGGCAGTGTTTGAGCAGGCGGCTGTAGGCATTAACCAGGCCGATGCCACGGGGCGATTCATTCAAACTAACCAATATTTCTGTGACCTCTTGGGCTATACCCAGGCAGAACTTTTGGCCCTGCGCTATCAAGATATTACCCACCCCGACGATCTGGCCCAGTTTTACCCCTTCCAAACTCGCCAGTTGCAGGGAGAGTTGACCTGTTTTACCTTAGAGCGGCGCTACCGCCATAAAGCAGGCGAGTGGATCTGGACAGAGCTGACCCTGTCGCTCATCCGTGACGAGGCGGGGCGGGTGGTGTCTGACCTGGCAATTGTGGTCGATATTCGCGATCGCAAACGGGCCGAACTGGCCCTGCGATACAGCGAAGCTAAGAGCCGGGCCGTTTTGGCGGTCATGCCCGACCTGATGTTTCGCCTGGGGGCTGACGGTCGCTACCGGGAGGTGATCAATCCCCGACCCGATCTAGAACTGTTTTTTGAGGGCCGTGACCCGGTGGGGCGGCGGCTGGTAGAGTTTGCCCCGGCAGATATGGCTACGCGCAAGCTGAGCATAATGGAGCTAGCCCTGACCGCTGGAAAAATTCAGCTCTACGAACAAGAGATCGAAACCCCCGACGGCTGGCGCTACGAAGAAGTGCGGGTTGTCAAGAGCGGCGACGATGAAGTGCTATTTATGATTCGCGATATTACCGATCGCAAGCAGGCCCAGGCCCAGATTGTGCACAATTCCCTGCACGACCCGCTGACGGGGTTACCCAATCGCACGCTGCTCAGCGATCGCCTCAATGCCGCTATTCACCGAGCCCAGCGCAACCCCAACTATCAGTACGCGGTGCTGTTTCTCGACCTCGATCGCTTTAAGGTGATCAACGATAGCCTGGGCCACGCCATTGGTGACCAGCTGCTGATTGCGATCGCTCAAAAGCTGCACCTTCACATTCGCACGACCGACGTGGCCGCCCGACTTGGGGGCGACGAATTTGTGCTGCTGCTAGAGGAAATCGATGGCCCAGACAAGGCTGTGACCGTGGCCGAGCGGGTCTTAGCCGATTGCCAAACCCCGCTGATGATTGAGGGCAACGAGGTGTTGACCGGGGTGAGCATTGGCATTGCCACCGGCAGCGAACGCTATACCGACGCGGCGGAGATTATTCGCGATGCCGATATTGCCATGTATCGGGCCAAACACCGGCAGCGCGGCACCTACCAGTTCTTTGACCCAGCCATGCACACCCAGGTGCTCGCCCAGCACACCCTAGAAGTAGAGCTCTACCGGGCGATCGAGCAGAATGAACTGGCGGTGTATTACCAGCCCATGGTCGACTTAGTCCAGGGGCGACTCATGGGGTTTGAGGCCCTAGTGCGATGGCTCCACCCAACCCGAGGGTGGCTAACCCCCGACGGGTTTTTACCCTGTGCCGAGGCCACGGGGCTAATTGTGGCGCTCGATCAGTGGATGCTGCGCCAGACCTGTCGGCAGATGAGCCTCTGGCAGCGGCAGTTCCCGGCCCTAGACAACCTGTGCATGGGCGTCAATCTCTCGGCCCAAAATTTTGCCACCACCTCACTGCTAGCTGACATTGAGGCGGTTTTGGCGGAGACCGGGCTGCCGGGGCATTGTCTCAACCTCGAAATCACCGAAAATATTTTGATTCAAGATATGGATAAGGCGATCTATCTGCTCACGCAGTTGGCAGATCGGGGCATCCGCATTAGCGTTGACGACTTTGGCGTGGGCCATTCTTCCCTACAATACCTGCACCGGTTTCCCCTCACCCATCTCAAAATCGATCGCGGCTTTGTGAGGCACCTGGGCAGCGACCACCGCGACTATGCCATGGTGCAAATGATTTTGGGCCTCAGCCAGCAGCTGGGACTATCGGCGATCGCCGAGGGGATCGAAACCTCCCAACAGCTACGGCTCATTCAACAACTGGGCTGCCAGTTTGCCCAGGGCTATCTGTTTTCAGAACCCATCACTGCCGCCGCCGCTGAGGTTTATTTGAGCGAACAAGCCCTCAACTGGCCAACGGAGTAGCCCCCAAAAACTGACAAGAGGACAGTCCTCAGTCGAGCGGCTCTAGCCTTGTCAAAAATCGACAAATAAAGTACAAGTGTACTTATTCGCTAATGCCGATGGCGGACTTGATTTGATCTACAAACCCTTGATGGTCGATCACTGGTTTAGAGATATAGCCATCGGCACCACTCTGGCTCAAGAAATTCTCGCGATCGCCCTCCATGGCGTGGGCCGTCACCAGAATGACGGGCAAACCCGCCGTGGCGGGGTCAGACTTCAGCAGCTGGGTAATTTTGATGCCATCCATGGGTTTGCCCTGGTACATACTGTGAGCCAGAGATACATCCATCAAAACCACGTCAACGTCGCCGCTGCGGGCAATGGCGATCACCTCTTCCACATCTTCAGTATGCTTAACGGCCAGGCCGCCGCGCTTAGTCAAAATTTTGGAAAACACCCGAGCATTTACCAGGTCGTCTTCGACGAGTAAGACGGTCTTCATCGCGTGTGCTAACCCCTGTCATCGGAGGAATGTGTTATTTAGAACGTAAATTAAGTGGTTGATGCGCCTGCCGACTGGGGCCTTGCCCGTAATTCGGGCACTCTGGAGAAGCTCACGGGCTTCCAAACCCAGCCCAGGCTTGGCTCGACCTAGGAACCTAGGCCAGCGTCGTCAGCCCCAAGGCTTGCTATTGCCACAGCCTTGACTATAAGTTACAGCATTGTTAACGCTGATTGACCAGGCTAGGCTAAACCAGCGCTGCTCTACAACGTTGTTTTTAGCCAAGACTGAGCTAAGCGCTGCGAACGACTGCCCCATACCGTCACCTCTGTCCCCCTTACCTCAATCATCCAGGTTCCCTGCCCATGGCCGACCAACTCGATATTCTTGCTTCTGGGCAGATTGTGCCCACCTCGCTTCACACCGAGGTGCAGCGGTCATACCTGGAATACGCCATGAGCGTCATTGTGGGTCGGGCGCTGCCCGACGTGCGCGACGGCCTCAAGCCGGTGCACCGCCGCATTCTCTACGCCATGCATGAGCTGGGGCTAACTCCCGATCGCCCCTACCGCAAATGCGCCCGCGTGGTCGGCGACGTGCTGGGTAAGTACCACCCCCACGGCGACCAGGCGGTGTACGACGCCCTGGTGCGCATGGTGCAAACCTTTTCGAGCCGCTACCCGCTGCTCGACGGCCACGGCAACTTTGGCTCGGTCGATAACGACCCTCCGGCGGCCATGCGCTACACCGAAACTCGCCTGTCGCCGATTAGCAACGAGGCCATGCTGACCGATATCAGCGAGGCCCTAGTCGACTTTAGCGACAACTTCGACAGCTCTCAGCAGGAGCCGGTGGTGCTGCCCACCCAGCTGCCCAACCTGCTGCTCAACGGGTCTTCAGGCATTGCCGTGGGTATGGCCACCAACATTCCGCCCCACAACATGGGC is a genomic window of Nodosilinea sp. E11 containing:
- a CDS encoding EAL domain-containing protein encodes the protein MNLEAAISPTPITVAPQTMVLAAIAAMQPVARSSRSGDARPAWESSANCVIVVESGQVVGILTASDVVRLAVNHQPLETIAIAEVMSQPAVTMTQSPNATVAEALALLRRYGIRHLPVVNHEGGLVGLVTQDSVFALLESALAEEDPTAAAGSGAIAVPTPFAWKTALQASQHYLTDILNNTKACICSFRLYPDGNYEYDYYSQGSTLVYGYAPQHFKAQANLWRSRVLPDDLETVIMPAVQAVFDGETHLDLEFRFRHGDGALRWIRESYTARWDQAQRCWMVTTVAVDISARKRAEMALQASEARFRAVFEQAAVGINQADATGRFIQTNQYFCDLLGYTQAELLALRYQDITHPDDLAQFYPFQTRQLQGELTCFTLERRYRHKAGEWIWTELTLSLIRDEAGRVVSDLAIVVDIRDRKRAELALRYSEAKSRAVLAVMPDLMFRLGADGRYREVINPRPDLELFFEGRDPVGRRLVEFAPADMATRKLSIMELALTAGKIQLYEQEIETPDGWRYEEVRVVKSGDDEVLFMIRDITDRKQAQAQIVHNSLHDPLTGLPNRTLLSDRLNAAIHRAQRNPNYQYAVLFLDLDRFKVINDSLGHAIGDQLLIAIAQKLHLHIRTTDVAARLGGDEFVLLLEEIDGPDKAVTVAERVLADCQTPLMIEGNEVLTGVSIGIATGSERYTDAAEIIRDADIAMYRAKHRQRGTYQFFDPAMHTQVLAQHTLEVELYRAIEQNELAVYYQPMVDLVQGRLMGFEALVRWLHPTRGWLTPDGFLPCAEATGLIVALDQWMLRQTCRQMSLWQRQFPALDNLCMGVNLSAQNFATTSLLADIEAVLAETGLPGHCLNLEITENILIQDMDKAIYLLTQLADRGIRISVDDFGVGHSSLQYLHRFPLTHLKIDRGFVRHLGSDHRDYAMVQMILGLSQQLGLSAIAEGIETSQQLRLIQQLGCQFAQGYLFSEPITAAAAEVYLSEQALNWPTE
- a CDS encoding response regulator, which encodes MKTVLLVEDDLVNARVFSKILTKRGGLAVKHTEDVEEVIAIARSGDVDVVLMDVSLAHSMYQGKPMDGIKITQLLKSDPATAGLPVILVTAHAMEGDRENFLSQSGADGYISKPVIDHQGFVDQIKSAIGISE